In Chiloscyllium punctatum isolate Juve2018m chromosome 38, sChiPun1.3, whole genome shotgun sequence, a single genomic region encodes these proteins:
- the LOC140463461 gene encoding thioredoxin-dependent peroxide reductase, mitochondrial-like isoform X2: MAAVAFSRACLFARGVSAALRLHYIQQNATSWPSSACFINHKCNFSTTYSNFTPAVTQPAPFFKGTAVVNGEFKEINLDDYKGKYLVIFFYPLDFTFVCPTEIVAFSNKANEFHDVNCEVIGVSVDSHFSHLAWINTPRKSGGLGHMHIPLLSDITKQISRDYGVLLENAGIALRGLFIIDTNGIIKHIGINDLPVGRSVEETLRLVKAFQFVETHGEVCPADWTPHSPTIKPSPKGSKEYFAKIKE; this comes from the exons ATGGCGGCGGTAGCT TTTTCTCGGGCATGCTTATTCGCCAGGGGAGTTTCTGCGGCTCTCCGACTGCACTACATACAGCAAAATGCAACAAGCTGGCCGAGTTCAGCATGTTTCATAAATCATAAATGCAATTTCAGTACAA CTTATTCAAACTTTACTCCTGCTGTTACCCAACCTGCTCCATTTTTCAAGGGCACTGCTGTGGTCAATGGTGAGTTCAAAGAGATCAATTTGGATGACTACAAAGGAAAATATCTCGTCATTTTCTTCTATCCTTTGGATTT CACATTTGTTTGTCCAACTGAGATTGTTGCATTCAGTAACAAAGCAAATGAGTTCCATGATGTAAACTGTGAAGTAATTGGTGTTTCTGTAGACTCTCATTTCTCTCACCTTGCCTGGATCAACACTCCGAGAAAG AGTGGAGGTCTAGGGCATATGCATATACCACTGCTGTCTGATATAACAAAGCAGATCTCTCGCGATTATGGGGTGTTATTGGAAAACGCTGGTATTGCACTGAG AGGTCTTTTCATCATCGATACAAATGGCATTATCAAGCATATTGGCATCAATGACCTGCCTGTAGGTCGCAGTGTTGAAGAGACTCTACGTTTGGTTAAGGCCTTCCAGTTTGTGGAAACACATGGAGAAGTTTGCCCAGCTGATTGGACACCTCACTCTCCAACG ATCAAACCTTCCCCAAAAGGCTCCAAGGAATACTTTGCAAAGATCAAGGAGTAG
- the LOC140463461 gene encoding thioredoxin-dependent peroxide reductase, mitochondrial-like isoform X1 gives MAAVAVSRFSRACLFARGVSAALRLHYIQQNATSWPSSACFINHKCNFSTTYSNFTPAVTQPAPFFKGTAVVNGEFKEINLDDYKGKYLVIFFYPLDFTFVCPTEIVAFSNKANEFHDVNCEVIGVSVDSHFSHLAWINTPRKSGGLGHMHIPLLSDITKQISRDYGVLLENAGIALRGLFIIDTNGIIKHIGINDLPVGRSVEETLRLVKAFQFVETHGEVCPADWTPHSPTIKPSPKGSKEYFAKIKE, from the exons ATGGCGGCGGTAGCTGTGAGTCGG TTTTCTCGGGCATGCTTATTCGCCAGGGGAGTTTCTGCGGCTCTCCGACTGCACTACATACAGCAAAATGCAACAAGCTGGCCGAGTTCAGCATGTTTCATAAATCATAAATGCAATTTCAGTACAA CTTATTCAAACTTTACTCCTGCTGTTACCCAACCTGCTCCATTTTTCAAGGGCACTGCTGTGGTCAATGGTGAGTTCAAAGAGATCAATTTGGATGACTACAAAGGAAAATATCTCGTCATTTTCTTCTATCCTTTGGATTT CACATTTGTTTGTCCAACTGAGATTGTTGCATTCAGTAACAAAGCAAATGAGTTCCATGATGTAAACTGTGAAGTAATTGGTGTTTCTGTAGACTCTCATTTCTCTCACCTTGCCTGGATCAACACTCCGAGAAAG AGTGGAGGTCTAGGGCATATGCATATACCACTGCTGTCTGATATAACAAAGCAGATCTCTCGCGATTATGGGGTGTTATTGGAAAACGCTGGTATTGCACTGAG AGGTCTTTTCATCATCGATACAAATGGCATTATCAAGCATATTGGCATCAATGACCTGCCTGTAGGTCGCAGTGTTGAAGAGACTCTACGTTTGGTTAAGGCCTTCCAGTTTGTGGAAACACATGGAGAAGTTTGCCCAGCTGATTGGACACCTCACTCTCCAACG ATCAAACCTTCCCCAAAAGGCTCCAAGGAATACTTTGCAAAGATCAAGGAGTAG